The segment GATGAGCGCTGCACAACATGACGCAAGGGCCTCTTGATTTGTAATGTTGAttcaccccaccccccaccccagtAATTTAATACACgtctttgaatttgaaaaaaaaaaaaacacagtaaAAATGTCTCCTCTTGGGTTCCATAAGTCGCAGCGTAAACTTCAAATTCTTAACATTGCAGCTGATTTCGAAATAACGAATCAGGTTGTGTTGTACTCTATATAAATCCTGGAGTTGAGTTATCGATATACATTTAAATCCCCACCCAACACACATGGAGATCCTTGCGTTTTGTACTGCAGTGGCAGTGTTGCTTGCAATctgtaaattcattgaaaattatCTCCGGTCTATCTCAATACAAAACACACACAATAAATGTGTATTGGTGACTGGATGTGACACCGGCTTTGGGCACCGCCTGGCCCAAGAACTGGACAAGGGGGGCACGCGAGTTTTTGCAGGTTGTTTTACGGAGGAGGGCAAAAAGAGGCTGACGGAAAAATGCTCTGCGGATGCTGTTATTTTCCGTCTAGATGTAACCAAAGAAGACTCCATTCAGAATGCTGTTAATTTGGTCCAGTCAGAACTACGCCAAGACGAGGGTAAATGTTTtagaattttgataaattaaatCTGATCAAAGTGAAATAAACTGCCTGCCCTAAACTAAAATGCTGTTTAATATAGTGTACTtacaaaactttttttaaaaatgtattcaaaacttttattcacgactcaataaaatttttgtcaatgcaaaatttaatttagaatTTAATATCTCAAATCGAACTTATTCGGCAAAATTTCATCACAATCTCTATATTGTAAATTCTTACGATTTCTGTGACAATTTGCTTAATTTGTCAGCAAAAAATCGAATTTTaacaatttgtcattttaatcaaattatgattttttttctaaaaaggACAttcaattgtatttttaaaaaaaataatttatattagtTCATATATGTGATATTTCATATCAGTTCGTATTCAACTGTGACATTTTATAGCAATTCATATAACTGATATTTCAAACCTAGTCATGAGTTTTACTCTTCAATAGCTTTTCAATTTTTAcgatgttgaaaaaaaaatctaaattagTCTTAAATTTTAATCATGTATTTCTATGAatttcattcatacatgtatatgtatagcCTTTTAAGCATTTTCCCCGAATTTTAATTCTATAATActgtttgatttttatatagCTTTATATCAAGAGAACCGAAAAAagattattaattttttaattgataaattaaaagttttacatgtaccagCGTATGAAAGACATTTTAGATAGAGGGAGGAAAATCGCTCATATATAGATACTATTAGATAATTTTCTCTTAATCTCTGCAAGGATTCTTAACAATCAAGAGAGGATGGTTGTGGTCATTGGATTTTGGACAATGACAGTAATTATGTTGTCCAGTGGGCGATAGGGTGTCtatgtataaatatttacacGTACCATGCAACGAACCCCGGATAAACTAATAATGTTATTAAAAGCATCCAATTATGAATAGGGGCGATCTATTCACGCGCCAATCTATTGTCTGCCATCGaaatcattcatatttatagctttaaatttgttatttttaatcCTCCACGGACGTTAGTTGCGTTTTAAATAGCTCAATTGTGTCTTTGTGACTTTTGCAGACCTTTCCACTACAAGGGATACTAATTGTTTCTTAGCGACCAATCTAAACagtaactatatatatacaccggAACCTGCCGAACACACAACACTTGTCAGTAATCAATTATATCATTATTCGACTCAGTCTCAAACGAACGTAAGATATTCCCCACTCTTATCAAAAAATCACAATTCAGACATATGGATCCGATAGGTTGTCCCAAGACCTGTGCATttaagcatataaagtacatatATCACGCAAATATTAACTGCTGtcttgaaaagaaatatatctgCAATGGCCTTCATATCGCATCTTAATTGATAAACACTTTGATAATTAGGAAACGCGTGTACATTTACGTGTAATAAATCTCGAGCGGGGGTGGATGGGAGTAAAGCGGAAAGTCTGGAGCTCGAATGACTGacaaattgtatattttacaacaccgtaagcgcttcatgaaaagtttgTCGGCGTggagcgttgcagttcataccctcatgtttggtctaaatgaaatttacattctgctttcatttctgtcgggattcccagccgttaaaatagacgtacatgtactatatttatcaagattcatccACGCGTTGTTCATAGCTGCGGTGCATTCAGGAAGATATGGCTATCATTTTTGTAGACatgtcaaaggcaaaaacattttAATTGCAAATATTGTTAAAAGTGTGTCTTTGTGATTCATATCCTTCATAATGTAAATAAGAAAATTTCTTCATTTTCCACCCTTGTCcagttttacaaaatgattatGTGTCGCATACTTTTAAATTAATGTGCACGTGTCTTCTTATTTCAGTTATGAAGGGATGTGCACTAATATGGACTTCGCAAATTGCAGTCCTATCAtgaatacatttcaaattgttaaaTGTATGTGTGTGCCAACTCTCAATAATACTTGCTAGGTACTATATGTATAGTAAATGTATTAATGACGTGGTGAAACAGATATGTAAATCTTGGACACCGTCCTCACTCAGAGGAGTTTAAACTCTTTCTCTAATGTAATTCACATCAAAAATTAGAAGAAAAGAATTTTATATGATTTACGAAATTGTTTCGTAGGCGCTATTTTTTGTCTCCAGAAGACTATAATGGCGTTCTTTCTCTTGCAGTGTTGTGGGGTGTTGTAAACAATGCGGGTGTCCTACACCTTGCAGCCCCACTGGAATGGCAGACGAAGGAACACTATGAAAAAACTCTGAGCGTTAACTTCATCGGGACGGTAATGATCACAAAGGCCTTCCTTCCGCTTTTGCGCAAGTCTAGGGGTCGCCTCATCAATATGTCGTCTGTTGCAACAATGGTGGCATTTCCAGGAGTTGTAGCGTATAACGTGAGCAAGGCAGCTATAGAATCGTACACGGACACTTTCAGGTAAATGGTCTTATATCTACATTCCAACATCATTTATCCGTgaggattcgggttagaataagtcctcagtaccccttgcttgtcgtaaaaactgaggccccgtgtcacagtaggtgtggcacgataaagacccctccccgctcaaaggccgtaaacgctgaccataagcctaaattttgcagccctttatcGGCAAttgtaacgtctccatatgagtgaaaaattctcgagagggacgttaagcaatatacaataaTCAATCCAACACGATTTTACGTTGGAAAACTGAAAAATAAGGAATATGTTATAAGACTATGAGATGTGACATCGCAATGCCTTATCACGTTAACATGCTTACGCGCGCTATTCAAACCgactctaaattaattaaaaatccATAGATCTTGGATAGTTTTGATATTACTGAGAAGtgagatgaaaatttaaaatctgcGTGATCGGTTCTATTCATTTCTTTGACACTGGTGTTTTTGCAGGCGTGAAATGTACCATATAGGCGTCACGGCGCACCTGATACAGCCCAGCGGCTTCGCCACCAACATTTTCCCTCAGGAAGCCACAATGCGTCTTCGACAAGCCTTCAACGAACTCCCAGACAACGTTAAAGAATTCTACGGAGAGAAAACTGTACATTCAGGTAAATTTATTAACAAGCCTAAAGTAATCTTTCGaattatttcattacaaaaactGTAAAACTAGACATAGTTCGATATCACTCAAATATCAGAAATGATTCATGCTGCAGTAAAATCTAAACTGATATTTTTTCTCTTTCAGGCGGAGTTGGACAAGTGAAATCCGACGGATCTTTCGATCCCGATTTGTCAAAAGTAACTAGGGCGATCCAGCACGCGTTGTTTGCGCGGTACCCAAAGTACAGATATCTCGTGGGTCAGGGATCAGTTGCGATGTTCTGGACATTGTCCCACCTCCCAGAAATTGTCACAGACAAAATTTTTGCAGTTCCAGCGCCTTAGCATTGACTTGTATTTCGGAGTTGtgaatttaatattttgttttttgttaaccATGAATAcgtttttgtatttgttttataatgttatttgttattttatatTGCCTTTATACGTATAATGAAACATGTAAAAATGAAGTACTAGAATATGAAactatttttatcaatatttttagtTCTTTCTGTTACATTCAGTGTGGCACTTCCAAGAGTCAAGTCTTGTATATAGAACCTCCTTTTGATTGAGATATGATATGATGGGCTTTGATGTACGTCACGCGTGCAATAATTTCATCTATAAATACCGTATGTTTACTTATTTTAGCAAATTTAAAATTTAGCGCCATCGGTGCAGGTGCACTGTTTGGCGCAATGATGACTTGGCGCTTTTTCTATCTACTTGCATGAATAAATAGAGATTGTTTATCAATAATTTAGTGCGACAAATAATTTGCGCTTTTGTTTTATCCCCAAAGCCACTGAAATTTGAATCCCGCTAAAATACGTCCACATACAGTATAAACATGACCTTCTACATCGTTTGTATAGATCCGCAGGACAGTCAAACTAGACTCAGATTTAGAATAGCTATCTAAATTTCTGGTATTCTGTTCATGTATCCGCACTGGCCTATGTAATATGTTTGTGGTACATTAGTTCATGTAATAGATTTGTGGTATATCGGCACTAGTTCATGTAAAAGGTTTGTGGTACACTAGTTCATGTAATGGGTTTGTGGTACACTAGTTCATGTAATGGGTTTGTGGTAGACTAGTtcatataatatgtatgtgGTACACTAATTCATGTAATGGGTTTGTGGTACACTAGTTCATGTAATGGGTTTGTGGTACACTAGTTCATGTAAAGGTTTGTGGTTCGCTAGTTCATGTAATAGATTTGTGGTACACTAGTTCATGTAATATGTTTATGGTATATTTGCACTAGTTCATGTAATAGGTTTGTGGTATATTTGCACTAGTTCATGTAATAGGTTTATGGTATATTTGCACTAGTTCATGTAATAGAATAGATTGGTGTTACGTGTACATCCACACTAACCCTAGGATAGGTGAATGGTATATCCACATTAAATCCTCATCCACACAAGGCAATGTAATAGGTTCGTGTTATATCCACACAAGGCATTGTAATAGGTTCGTGTTATATCCACACAAGGCATTGTAATAGGTTCGTGTTATATCCACACAAGGCATTGTAATAGGTTCGTGTTATATCCACACAAGGCATTGTAATAGGTTCGTGTTATATCCACACAAGGCATTGTAATAGGTTCGTGTTATATCCACACAAGGCATTGTAATAGGTTCGTATTTTATCCACACAAGGTCCTGTCTTGGAATACCCGGTAGGGGTTTAGTTCATCCGCACTACAAGCCATATAAATCAATATGTGTGTACTACAACCACACTAGGCTCTGGAATAAGTTTGTGGTGTACTACAGCCACACTAGGCTCTGGAGTAAGTTTGTGGTGTATTACAGCCACACTAGGCTCTGGAATAAGTTTGTGGTGTACTACAACCACACTAGGCTCTGGAATAAGTTTGTGGTGTACTACAACCACACTAGGCTCTGGAATAAATTTGTGGTGTACTACAACCACACTAGGCTCTGGAATAAGTTTGTGGTGTACTACAACCACACTAGGCTCTGGAATAAGTTTGTGGTGTACTACAACCACACTAGGCTCTGGAGTAAGTTTGTGGTGTACTACAGCCACACTAGGCTCTGGAGTAAGTTTGTGGTGTACTACAGCCACACTAGGCTCTGGAGTAAGTTTGTGGTGTACTACAGCCACACTAGGCTCTGGAGTAAGTTTGTGGTGTACTACAGCCACACTAGGCTCTGGAGTAAGTTTGTGGTGTACTACAGCCACACTAGGCTCTGGAGTAAGTTTGTGGTGTACTACAGCCACACTAGGCTCTGGAGTAAGTTTGTGGTGTACTACAGCCACACTAGGCTCTGGAGTAAGTTTGTGGTGTACTACAGCCACACTAGGCTCTGGAGTAAGTTTGTGGTGTACTACAGCCACACTAGGCTCTGGAGTAAGTTTGTGGTGCATCCACATTAGGCCTTTACTGCTGGTTTGTGATATATTCACACTAATCCCTGAAACGTTTTTGTGGTACAGCACGGGGGACCTACAGTCAAAGCCTCTGTGGAGACCTTTTTTGAACCTTTCTTTCCGAGAACAAACAAATACCTACCTTATTCTACGTATAGCTGTTCAGTAGCGGATTAAACCGGTCGCGGAAGCTCAGTGGTAGggtgttcgcttcgtaaccgggaagtcgtgagttcgagccccgcacATGCCATTGTCGCGTCAAACAGGTaaattgctccttcgccaaatgcttggaatttagaagtgagaatcacgggtcttctAGATATGCCCTTACAACGGAGGTCCCGTATGGTGATAGGTGTTGGCACGTTTTAAGAATCCTCGCTGCTACAACCCTAAGTGTTAAGGATAGATCTAAATCtggagtacatgtacttcatgtctctgtatgaatgaaaaattctcaacggtACGTAAGCCACATCCTACCAATACCGGATTTTTCTTTAAGAGTAGAAAAATctgtgattcaggtgagcgttGTAGTCCATGTAACCTATAGCTGATACAATTACGATAAAGACGTCAGACGAAGAGTTTAGGATAATTATGCTATATTTGATTACAAAGAACTAACAAAAATAACTCTACACAAAAAACAGAGATCAGAGTTTAGTGATCTGACATCGCTCTTTGAAGTAAACATACCTTATTCGCACGTATGCATACCTAcccttatttttaaaaagtatggtggCCTCTTGAATGTTTTTAAATGGCAGAAACTGATGCGATATAGAAAGGAAAAGAAAACTGCAATGTATATGTTCCCGCTCTGTCTGTCGATTCGTCCGTCTGTCAGTTTGTCTGTCTGGTGTCTATATAACACATTGGTTTTCAAATGACACTACTTGAGGTGTAGCAATGATATTTCACAAACCCTTTCCGAATTTTCGTTGATCCTATTTATTCAGGTTCAAGAGCAATGTCCTTTAAAGCCAAACGGGGGATAAATTTACTTTTGTTTGTTCGTCGTAGAAAAACGAATTAGATGTAAACCAGAATCCCAACAGGACTACAAGAAACAGATCGCGGGAAAGTCTATGCATGTGCTTGTTTCCAgtacaagaaaaaaatatgaattgttGACCACATTATAAGGAGGAATAGCACACGTGAAAAAATCTGATACGGATGGAAGgcggaggatatgtacaataatattttgaaattgaaagctcaaattaactttatttagttaaaaatacaattttagtagaaagtaatctggaaaaaaattcaaaaccctGCTACACTAAAACCTACAGTTCAGTAGTTGACACGTTAACCTATTGATCTATACCCAGCTAGGCgattagatttaaaaggaatatacaagtattgctgTTAACTTCATTTTTCTATAAGTGGTTAATCACAGAAAACCTTCAGATTAAGATAGATTAGTTTTTTTCTAGATAAAGGTTAAGGCTgcgatggaaaaaaaaattacatgccATAAAGATAGGTAAGTGTAAAAGAGTTATTTCTAAATTTAGGTgcacaaaggtcaaagtcaaaaTGGTACTTATTGTTAACCATCTCTAGTATAAGCTATCATATGGTTGGCGTTGTCAACTTTTCTAATTACACACAGTTTTATAAGAGTTTTCATTCAATATAAGATAAGATTCAAGtcgattttgaaattgaatagaCCAAATAAATAGCCGATAactgaattcattaaaaaaattatcacgcTTTTATTGATGTTGGTTTCAAAGATTTAACTACAATGAAATTCCAGgattttaattaaaactttaaaaattacTTGCTTCAAGAAATTAACCAAAAATAAACTGAACAATCATTTATCGGAGAGGACTGTAAGATTATTCAGTAATGTCCAGACAGGGGGATGGGCAGACACATGGCAGGGGGAGGGGCAGACACGTGGCAGGGGATGGGGTGTTCTGGTGTTGTTGCTCCGGTTTTGGGACAATATACGTTTCCCCTCAAAATTACTGAGTCACCGGTTGGTTGCCCCTACCTCCTTTTTATGGTAATCAGTAAATGGTAGCCGAAATGCAAGTTTGAACCGATGAGTTAAATtcatgcacccccccccctcccaccccGATTTCGAGCTTTGAGTTCATTTAAACTTTTGGCCTTTTTAGGTTCTTATGTTTTTTAAGAGGGTTTGTTATATTTTTGCCAAACGTTCGACCCCGTCCCCTTAAAAACAAAACTAGATGCCGGATCCCGGCCTGGTACTGTTcttatttatatcatacataGAATTGAGTACGTTAGGTACAGAGACTGGAATGTAGACGTTGTTGTCTGTGTATGTTTAGGTGTTAGATAGCGCCAGTGTGATCGCACTGACTGGAGTGCTCTCAGGTGCCCTTGTCTATTCAATTACTATTATTAATATGTTTATCATATCCCGAATTTATTATCAATCAAGAggaccatgggccacatcgctcaccagaGTTACCTTAGTCCATATACAAacattttccctaaatattcgcatttaaaactttgaaaccctattgtggccccaacctaccccgggggttatgatgtttacaaatttgaatctgcactatgtcaggaagctttcctgtaaatttaaacttttccggctcagtggttcttgagaagaagttttttaaaaatatttttaaatatttatatgtaaaactttgatcctctatagTCGCCCTACCCTACCCTGGTGGCCAAGATTTAAACAATCTTAAAtttgcactgtgtcaggaagctttcatgtaaatttgtaagttcctggcctagtggttcttgagaagaagatttttaaagattttacctatatattcatttgtaaaactttgaccccctattgtggccccaacctacccccgggggtcatggaTTTAACAAACACgaatttacactatgtcaggaag is part of the Ostrea edulis chromosome 2, xbOstEdul1.1, whole genome shotgun sequence genome and harbors:
- the LOC125681847 gene encoding dehydrogenase/reductase SDR family member 9-like, producing MEILAFCTAVAVLLAICKFIENYLRSISIQNTHNKCVLVTGCDTGFGHRLAQELDKGGTRVFAGCFTEEGKKRLTEKCSADAVIFRLDVTKEDSIQNAVNLVQSELRQDEVLWGVVNNAGVLHLAAPLEWQTKEHYEKTLSVNFIGTVMITKAFLPLLRKSRGRLINMSSVATMVAFPGVVAYNVSKAAIESYTDTFRREMYHIGVTAHLIQPSGFATNIFPQEATMRLRQAFNELPDNVKEFYGEKTVHSGGVGQVKSDGSFDPDLSKVTRAIQHALFARYPKYRYLVGQGSVAMFWTLSHLPEIVTDKIFAVPAP